Proteins from a genomic interval of Methanofollis formosanus:
- a CDS encoding 30S ribosomal protein S6e, whose amino-acid sequence MVDFKVVVSDRKAGRAYNIEASGAAASGFVGKKIGDEVDGTPLGLAGYTLQISGGSDKTGIAARKDLPGAGRRRILLSEGFGFHPELDGERRRKTIRGNEVTQDFVQINTIVSAYGAQTLEEIFGKSEEEAAAE is encoded by the coding sequence ATGGTCGATTTCAAGGTTGTCGTTTCAGACAGGAAGGCGGGCCGCGCCTACAATATTGAGGCCAGCGGGGCTGCAGCCTCCGGATTTGTCGGGAAGAAGATCGGCGACGAGGTGGACGGCACGCCTCTCGGACTTGCGGGCTACACGCTCCAGATCTCCGGCGGCTCCGATAAGACCGGGATCGCAGCCAGAAAGGACCTGCCGGGCGCGGGCCGCAGGCGGATCCTCCTCTCGGAGGGCTTCGGGTTCCACCCTGAACTCGACGGTGAGCGGCGCAGGAAGACGATCAGAGGCAACGAGGTCACGCAGGACTTCGTCCAGATCAACACTATCGTCTCGGCATACGGTGCCCAGACTCTCGAGGAGATCTTCGGGAAGTCTGAGGAAGAAGCAGCAGCAGAGTAA
- the hypB gene encoding hydrogenase nickel incorporation protein HypB yields MHHIDVQIEKDVYAANDKLAAANAAHLKGHGVRAFDLLGAIGSGKTSLIERLAPLLKARGLNAGAIAGDVYGDDDFKRIVALDIPAVNANTGTECHLDAHLVEHAIEHLALDDIDILFIENVGNMVCPTDFALGAEKRIVVVSSTEGDDVVNKHPMMFRGCSIGVINKVDLAPLVGCDLDRMEADMRRYNPEMQIFRTNMKTGEGMEALLDAVLK; encoded by the coding sequence ATGCATCACATTGACGTCCAGATCGAGAAGGATGTGTATGCGGCGAACGACAAACTTGCCGCCGCCAATGCCGCCCACCTCAAGGGACACGGAGTCCGGGCCTTCGACCTCCTCGGCGCGATCGGGTCGGGCAAGACCTCGCTCATCGAACGCCTCGCTCCCCTCCTCAAAGCCCGTGGGCTGAATGCGGGCGCGATCGCCGGCGACGTCTACGGCGACGACGACTTCAAGCGGATCGTCGCCCTCGACATCCCGGCCGTCAATGCCAACACCGGCACGGAGTGCCATCTGGACGCCCACCTGGTGGAGCACGCCATCGAGCACCTTGCCCTCGACGATATCGACATCCTCTTCATCGAGAACGTGGGCAACATGGTCTGCCCCACCGACTTCGCCCTCGGCGCCGAGAAGCGGATCGTGGTCGTCTCCTCGACCGAAGGCGACGACGTCGTGAACAAGCACCCGATGATGTTCCGGGGCTGTTCCATCGGGGTGATCAACAAGGTCGACCTCGCCCCCCTGGTCGGCTGCGACCTCGACCGCATGGAGGCCGACATGCGCCGGTACAACCCCGAGATGCAGATCTTCCGGACAAACATGAAGACCGGCGAAGGGATGGAAGCGCTCCTCGATGCCGTTCTGAAGTGA
- a CDS encoding transcription initiation factor IIB translates to MAEIEKLKMLQSEREALKKRVRTPVREKEVKREATSETVCPECGSRQLVHDYERAELVCKNCGLVLDEEFIDRGPEWRAFDHDQRVKRSRVGAPMTFTIHDKGLSTMIDWRNRDSYGRAISSKNRAQLYRLRKWQRRIRVSNATERNLAFALSELDRMASALGLPRNVRETAAVIYRDAVDKNLIRGRSIEGVAAAALYAACRQCSVPRTLDEIAEVSRVSRKEIGRTYRFISRELGLKLLPTSPIDYVPRFCSGLSLKGEVQSRAVEILRQAGERELTSGRGPTGVAAAAIYISSILSGERRTQREVAEVAGVTEVTIRNRYKELAEKLDIEIIL, encoded by the coding sequence ATGGCAGAAATCGAGAAACTAAAGATGCTTCAGAGCGAGCGCGAGGCCCTCAAGAAGAGAGTCCGCACCCCGGTCAGAGAGAAGGAGGTCAAGAGGGAGGCAACGAGCGAGACGGTCTGCCCTGAGTGCGGCAGCCGTCAGCTGGTCCACGACTACGAGCGGGCCGAACTGGTCTGCAAGAACTGCGGACTGGTCCTCGACGAGGAGTTCATCGACCGTGGTCCTGAGTGGCGGGCCTTCGACCACGACCAGCGGGTGAAGCGGTCCCGTGTCGGTGCGCCGATGACCTTCACGATCCACGACAAGGGTCTCTCGACGATGATCGACTGGAGGAACCGCGACTCGTACGGCCGGGCGATCTCCTCGAAGAACCGGGCCCAGTTGTACCGTCTGCGCAAGTGGCAGCGGCGGATCAGGGTCTCGAACGCCACCGAGCGCAACCTCGCCTTCGCACTCTCCGAACTGGACCGGATGGCCTCGGCCCTCGGTCTGCCCAGGAACGTGCGCGAGACGGCGGCGGTTATCTACCGCGATGCGGTGGACAAGAACCTCATCAGGGGCCGGTCGATTGAAGGTGTCGCGGCGGCCGCGCTCTATGCGGCGTGCCGGCAGTGCTCGGTCCCGAGGACGCTCGACGAGATCGCCGAGGTATCCAGGGTCTCGAGGAAAGAGATCGGCCGGACGTACCGGTTCATCTCCCGCGAACTGGGGCTCAAGCTCCTGCCGACCTCGCCCATCGACTACGTGCCGCGCTTCTGCTCGGGGCTCTCCCTGAAGGGCGAGGTGCAGAGCCGTGCGGTCGAGATCCTGCGGCAGGCAGGCGAACGCGAACTGACGAGCGGCCGGGGGCCGACCGGCGTCGCGGCGGCGGCGATCTATATCTCCTCCATCCTCTCCGGGGAACGGCGCACCCAGCGTGAGGTGGCCGAGGTGGCGGGCGTCACCGAGGTGACGATCCGGAACCGGTACAAGGAACTGGCAGAGAAGTTGGATATCGAGATCATTCTCTGA
- a CDS encoding histidinol phosphate phosphatase domain-containing protein, translating to MSGLYDLHTHTTLSDGELLPIELVRRLSVLGYEVVGIADHVDCSNIRTVVETTACLRESAARYGVKLLCGVEITHVPPEEIAGLAAFAKDQGADLVVVHGETTVEPVAPGTNHAACVCPDVDVLGHPGFITPEDARLAAENGIALEITARAGHNRTNGYVAVTAREAGCMVVVDSDAHAPSDLMSAEERMAVARGAGLTEDECRRSASINILSDLLGM from the coding sequence ATGAGCGGGCTGTACGACCTGCACACCCACACCACGCTCAGCGACGGCGAGCTGCTGCCCATCGAACTGGTGAGACGGCTCTCGGTCCTCGGCTACGAGGTCGTCGGGATCGCCGACCATGTCGACTGCTCGAATATCAGGACAGTCGTCGAGACGACGGCGTGCCTGAGGGAGAGCGCCGCACGCTACGGAGTGAAACTCCTCTGCGGGGTGGAGATCACCCATGTCCCGCCGGAGGAGATCGCCGGGCTCGCCGCCTTCGCGAAAGATCAGGGCGCGGACCTGGTGGTGGTCCACGGCGAGACGACCGTCGAACCGGTGGCACCGGGGACGAACCATGCCGCCTGCGTCTGCCCCGACGTCGATGTCCTGGGCCATCCGGGATTTATCACCCCCGAGGACGCACGCCTTGCCGCAGAGAACGGGATCGCCCTGGAGATCACGGCGCGGGCCGGCCATAACCGGACGAATGGGTACGTGGCGGTGACCGCCAGGGAGGCCGGGTGCATGGTGGTCGTGGACTCAGACGCCCATGCGCCCTCCGACCTGATGAGTGCAGAGGAGAGAATGGCTGTTGCTCGCGGTGCGGGGCTAACAGAGGACGAGTGCCGGAGATCAGCATCTATAAATATTCTTTCGGATTTACTCGGGATGTAA
- a CDS encoding DsrE family protein: MKNRQVLVHLTEAGKGETAMRNVEHLLEEFGDDVAAEVVANGDGVKVLLITGPYGDEVRALAEAGVRFAVCAHSCRARGFTREDFPRVVTVVPSGVGEIVRREAEGFAYIRP, from the coding sequence GTGAAGAATAGGCAGGTCCTGGTCCACCTTACCGAGGCCGGCAAGGGAGAGACTGCGATGCGAAACGTCGAACACCTCCTCGAAGAGTTCGGGGACGATGTCGCCGCCGAAGTCGTGGCAAACGGCGACGGAGTGAAGGTGCTGCTCATCACCGGGCCGTACGGCGATGAGGTCCGGGCCCTCGCCGAAGCAGGGGTGCGCTTCGCGGTCTGTGCCCACAGTTGCAGGGCCCGGGGTTTCACGCGGGAGGACTTCCCGCGGGTCGTGACCGTCGTGCCCTCGGGGGTCGGCGAGATCGTGAGGAGAGAGGCCGAGGGGTTTGCGTACATCAGGCCGTGA
- a CDS encoding DUF2240 family protein, which translates to MSLEVTVAAPFKQMHKGEMDRSQFVFFLALDRKWMNVDQANAVVRLAEAAGLVKVEDGIVSPLIDVSAVAIPLGFKPGPEVFDAPDPCHDLVERIAQATERETGEVVAEMNRVTDEEFDGKLRAGAAAVLLARRYGVEWIDLLPAIRKGVAGEK; encoded by the coding sequence GTGAGTCTCGAAGTCACGGTCGCGGCCCCCTTCAAGCAGATGCACAAAGGGGAGATGGACCGGAGCCAGTTCGTCTTTTTCCTTGCCCTGGACCGGAAATGGATGAACGTCGACCAGGCCAACGCCGTCGTCCGTCTGGCCGAGGCGGCCGGGCTGGTGAAGGTGGAGGACGGCATCGTCTCCCCGCTCATCGATGTCTCGGCCGTTGCGATCCCGCTGGGGTTCAAACCCGGCCCCGAGGTCTTCGATGCCCCGGACCCCTGCCACGACCTCGTCGAGCGGATCGCTCAGGCCACGGAACGCGAGACCGGCGAGGTGGTCGCGGAGATGAACCGGGTGACCGACGAGGAGTTCGACGGCAAACTCCGGGCCGGCGCCGCGGCGGTCCTGCTTGCCCGGCGCTACGGTGTAGAATGGATTGACCTCCTGCCTGCGATCCGGAAAGGAGTGGCAGGAGAAAAATAG
- a CDS encoding lectin like domain-containing protein — MQAADLEIETAPLNPDFVRYMEEQEAAHSRAATPVPRTSENNYPICPEGLIPPPDTPLWSGGAVAATADPPTEPYFNLADEGRVTPVKDQGQCGTCWAFASLGSLESTLLGDGLGEWDLSENNMKNTHGFDWGPCYGGNPFMATAYLARGSGPVNESDDPYVPSSSSVSPTNLDPVLHLRNVTFLPPRAGPLDNDLIKAMIKDEGGLYDSFLMNYSAFGTKYTTYYLSENSTAYYDGAHAVLLVGWNDTYPAANFVETPPGDGAFIAKNSWGASSGDNGYFYISYYDKSLGRFQLRRTEFLGTDRMAAAVLFTGESLDTSDHIYQHDPLGWTASIGTGKTTTMYGMNVFTAERTESLTTVGFYTREPGTAYEVGVHLADGDRVSQVYAANGTMVLPGYHTLPLDRAVHLTPGRNFSVSLRVTSPTDTHPLIVEKPLYRYSNQATAHPGESFASSDGVSWYDLTEFYPDTNLCIKAFTVDPVRVPQDHAAVQKAVDAAVPGGMVMVANGTYHENVVVDRPLTLVGDGDVVFNGTGGGDVLTLTGPGITVRGFALTGGRNGVLVTGEDAALADLAVTECSGNGIVVDGTAGAGVLGCTVSGCGADGIAVASSASFTLTDCTAIGNGGSGLNLAAVKIGTLSQNTMAENRWNLRFAPTPGYEGTVRIDETNTVDGKPVYVWAGRHDEAVPADAGMVYLVGCRNITAEGLTLSGTYIGFAASDSAGVAVRNVTAVDNYAGLSCLNCTATTVTGSLIADNTVGAVLAAGSPGDTVLWKNTFANNPGGNLAPKTPVALNSAAPIHYRYNGASFAHVLGNSWDDYAGTDTDGDGIGEMPYAVEGVIDTSPLVESADRYAVFVPPPPTLTPTPAPTATVTAAPSSPSTPRGSGGGGSGGSRSAPPPPAAPSPDEQGVSLHEVSYEVKGRSAISTIDLTAAADLAGVKVVAEKKALPSDIVQPAAAVYEYDEITLSPLTGVDLRGALISFAVPLAWIEAQGAGTQDVLLLRYRDGAWSSLETTCVKEENGEARYVAETPGFSYFAIAVAERPQGEESPATPAVVEEAPAGTPSPEAPTTTPERTPVGLVIPCLAAGLVFLLSGRRR, encoded by the coding sequence GTGCAGGCAGCGGATCTTGAGATCGAGACCGCACCGCTGAACCCCGATTTTGTCCGGTATATGGAGGAGCAGGAGGCAGCACATTCCAGGGCAGCGACACCCGTACCCCGGACGTCGGAGAACAATTATCCCATCTGCCCGGAAGGCCTGATCCCTCCGCCCGACACCCCGCTCTGGTCCGGGGGTGCCGTCGCTGCGACGGCCGACCCGCCGACTGAACCGTACTTCAACCTCGCCGACGAGGGCCGCGTTACCCCGGTGAAAGACCAGGGACAGTGCGGCACCTGCTGGGCCTTCGCCTCGCTGGGATCGCTTGAGTCCACCCTCCTCGGGGATGGGTTGGGCGAGTGGGACCTCTCGGAAAACAATATGAAAAACACCCACGGCTTTGATTGGGGGCCTTGCTACGGGGGCAACCCCTTCATGGCGACCGCTTACCTCGCCCGGGGGTCAGGGCCGGTGAACGAGTCTGACGACCCCTACGTTCCGTCCTCATCCTCAGTCTCGCCCACCAACCTCGATCCGGTGCTCCATCTCCGGAACGTCACCTTCCTCCCGCCGCGTGCCGGTCCCCTCGACAACGACCTGATCAAGGCGATGATCAAAGATGAAGGTGGTCTCTATGACAGTTTCCTGATGAACTACTCTGCCTTCGGGACGAAATACACTACCTACTATCTATCCGAGAACAGCACTGCATATTACGACGGCGCCCACGCGGTCCTCCTCGTCGGATGGAACGACACCTACCCGGCGGCAAACTTCGTCGAGACCCCGCCGGGCGACGGCGCCTTCATCGCCAAAAACTCATGGGGCGCCTCGAGTGGGGACAACGGCTACTTTTACATCTCCTATTATGACAAGAGTCTCGGGCGTTTCCAGCTCAGGCGGACCGAATTTCTCGGCACCGATCGAATGGCAGCGGCCGTGCTCTTCACCGGCGAATCGCTCGACACCTCCGACCATATTTACCAGCACGACCCCCTCGGGTGGACCGCCAGCATCGGCACCGGTAAGACGACCACGATGTATGGGATGAACGTCTTCACGGCGGAGAGGACGGAGAGCCTGACCACGGTCGGTTTCTACACCCGCGAACCCGGCACCGCCTACGAGGTCGGGGTCCACCTCGCCGACGGGGACCGGGTCAGTCAGGTCTATGCCGCGAACGGGACGATGGTGCTCCCGGGTTACCACACTCTCCCGCTCGACCGGGCGGTGCATCTCACTCCCGGCCGGAACTTCTCGGTGTCGCTGAGGGTCACCTCTCCGACCGACACCCATCCCCTCATCGTCGAGAAACCGCTCTATCGTTACTCAAACCAGGCCACAGCCCATCCAGGCGAGAGTTTTGCGAGCTCCGACGGGGTTTCCTGGTATGACCTGACTGAATTCTACCCGGACACCAACCTCTGTATCAAGGCCTTCACGGTCGATCCCGTCAGGGTGCCCCAGGACCATGCCGCCGTCCAGAAGGCCGTCGACGCTGCGGTGCCGGGGGGGATGGTCATGGTCGCAAACGGGACATATCACGAGAACGTCGTGGTCGACCGGCCGCTCACGCTCGTCGGGGACGGCGACGTGGTCTTCAACGGGACCGGCGGGGGGGACGTGCTCACCCTCACCGGGCCGGGGATCACCGTCAGGGGCTTCGCCCTCACCGGCGGCCGCAACGGAGTTCTGGTCACCGGCGAGGACGCCGCGCTCGCGGACCTGGCGGTGACCGAATGCAGCGGGAACGGCATCGTGGTCGACGGGACCGCCGGTGCCGGCGTGCTCGGGTGCACCGTCTCCGGGTGCGGTGCCGATGGGATCGCCGTCGCCTCCTCCGCATCCTTTACGCTGACCGACTGCACGGCGATCGGGAATGGGGGGTCAGGTCTGAACCTCGCCGCCGTGAAGATCGGCACGCTCTCGCAGAACACGATGGCCGAAAACCGGTGGAACCTCAGGTTCGCCCCGACCCCGGGCTATGAGGGGACGGTTCGGATAGACGAGACGAACACCGTCGACGGGAAACCGGTCTATGTCTGGGCCGGGCGGCACGACGAGGCCGTCCCGGCGGACGCCGGCATGGTGTACCTCGTCGGGTGCCGGAACATCACCGCCGAAGGACTCACCCTCTCGGGCACCTATATCGGCTTCGCCGCCTCCGACTCGGCTGGCGTCGCGGTCAGGAATGTCACGGCCGTCGACAACTACGCGGGGCTCTCCTGTCTCAACTGCACGGCGACGACGGTCACCGGATCCCTCATCGCCGACAACACGGTGGGTGCGGTCCTTGCCGCCGGGAGTCCGGGGGACACGGTGCTCTGGAAGAACACCTTTGCAAACAACCCCGGCGGGAACCTTGCCCCGAAGACGCCGGTCGCCCTGAATAGCGCCGCTCCGATCCATTACCGCTATAACGGCGCCTCGTTCGCGCACGTCCTCGGGAACTCCTGGGACGACTATGCGGGCACCGACACCGACGGCGACGGCATCGGGGAGATGCCGTATGCCGTCGAGGGCGTCATCGACACCTCCCCGCTGGTCGAGTCGGCCGACCGCTATGCGGTCTTTGTCCCGCCTCCACCGACCCTGACCCCCACGCCCGCACCGACCGCGACTGTGACCGCGGCGCCGTCCTCGCCCTCCACCCCCCGCGGCAGCGGTGGCGGTGGCAGTGGCGGCAGCCGGAGTGCCCCACCGCCGCCCGCCGCACCCTCGCCGGACGAACAGGGTGTCTCTCTCCATGAGGTCTCGTACGAGGTGAAGGGCCGGTCGGCGATCTCTACGATCGACCTGACCGCGGCCGCCGACCTCGCCGGTGTCAAGGTGGTCGCCGAGAAGAAAGCCCTGCCTTCCGATATCGTCCAGCCCGCAGCCGCGGTTTACGAGTACGACGAGATCACGCTCTCCCCTCTCACCGGCGTCGATCTCCGCGGCGCTCTGATCTCCTTCGCCGTGCCCCTCGCATGGATCGAGGCGCAGGGCGCCGGGACGCAGGATGTCCTCCTCCTCAGGTATCGTGACGGCGCCTGGTCCTCCCTCGAGACGACGTGTGTGAAAGAAGAGAACGGCGAGGCACGGTATGTGGCGGAGACACCGGGCTTCTCGTACTTCGCGATCGCCGTTGCGGAGAGGCCGCAGGGAGAGGAATCTCCGGCCACGCCGGCGGTTGTCGAGGAGGCCCCGGCCGGGACACCGTCCCCCGAGGCGCCTACAACAACCCCGGAGCGGACCCCGGTTGGGCTTGTCATCCCCTGCCTGGCGGCAGGTCTTGTATTCCTCCTCTCAGGAAGGAGAAGATAA
- a CDS encoding 30S ribosomal protein S8e: MQWQGRSVRRLTGGRNHPAVGRRRYQRGRAPAETHIGENRNRSVRVHGGERKVRALRANFASVSNPASGETKKVAIQNVEENPADINYVRRNLLTKGAIIRTELGRARIMSRPGQDGVVNAVLIE; this comes from the coding sequence ATACAGTGGCAAGGTAGATCCGTCCGGCGCCTCACCGGTGGGAGGAACCACCCGGCAGTCGGTAGGCGGCGGTACCAGCGCGGCCGGGCTCCGGCCGAGACCCACATCGGGGAGAACAGGAACCGCAGCGTCAGGGTTCACGGTGGCGAGAGAAAGGTCCGGGCACTCCGTGCCAACTTTGCGTCCGTCTCGAACCCTGCGTCCGGTGAGACAAAGAAAGTCGCGATCCAGAATGTGGAAGAGAACCCGGCAGATATCAACTACGTCCGCCGGAACCTCCTCACCAAGGGTGCGATCATCAGAACTGAACTCGGGCGGGCCCGTATCATGAGCCGCCCCGGTCAGGACGGCGTGGTCAACGCCGTGCTGATCGAGTAA
- a CDS encoding signal recognition particle subunit SRP19/SEC65 family protein — protein sequence MERVCVLYPCYFHAGLRRAQGRRVPKALAVRDPSLADLKDALKKCGCSFRTEEKHHPAHWHKREGRVVVDYEGPKSALILKVARALEVKR from the coding sequence ATGGAACGTGTCTGCGTCCTCTATCCCTGCTATTTTCATGCCGGTCTGAGACGGGCCCAAGGGCGGCGCGTCCCGAAGGCCCTCGCGGTCAGGGACCCGAGCCTCGCCGACCTCAAGGACGCCCTCAAAAAATGCGGGTGCTCCTTCAGGACCGAGGAGAAGCACCACCCCGCCCACTGGCACAAGCGCGAGGGCCGGGTCGTCGTCGACTATGAGGGCCCCAAGAGTGCGTTGATCCTGAAGGTGGCGCGGGCCCTCGAGGTGAAGAGATGA